The Hordeum vulgare subsp. vulgare chromosome 4H, MorexV3_pseudomolecules_assembly, whole genome shotgun sequence genomic interval agagtccactgcttgactttggccctcagtttttttgcggcgtcttcattctcacattctggcaggttgaaatgtgacatgagatcattccaaagattatctttgtacctttcggcgacatagtcactatcggttgcccctttgcgcttgttccactcccgaacgctgatcgggacgtgatccctaacgagaactccgcattgcttcttgaatgtgtcagcagcattcttaggaagcttgggttcgcccgtaggcaatatcacctcaaaggtgtaatgcgtccgtgcatccaactttttagtcgggcctcgtttcgtagcttttctcgatgtggaggcctaagagggagaaacattcgtcaaatgaatgtatatgtatacaatatagagttatctccaatatttttcacatattacaagtgattgtcgaacttcatatgtatacctcgccggactttattatttcttcaccggcttctccatcagtggagctatcaccttctccgtcattggacctatctcctgccccatcggcttcatcttcgtgtcggtcgacctccattccatatccgaaggggtttagatatgacgacggagattcagctggttcaacgtcggggccgtctttgattatatcttcgagaagttcttcctcttcgaggttcctgatatgtggatccatagttctgcaaaaacggacatttgattaaccaataaactaacaaactatataagaggggttcgaAACTTcggagtgtcgttttatataggaggacctttagtcccgggtcttggctagaacctaaactctaaaatatgtctaacggattctcttaacctttaaggatttaacaaaatggcgacattctagatgtgtagaaaatgatcctatttttcctgatctcatctacccttctatatgtcacattgtctagtgtcaaaggactttgttgaactttgtaccaaaaaagaattattctatcaggaactccgttccaaaacaactttagtcccgcgtcgtggctccacccgggactcctagatttctgcataatattcaaagtaggagtacttttccaatttgagcattcaataagcaaaatcaAATCgtaaaaataaagtagtattcaaattagcatgcattcaattataagcaaaactacatcatctcttgtgtccgtgCATCgttgaatattatcactaatactcctcgaatactatcatacatatagcatcactaatacagctagaaccgtagcgcccgacgggtatcgtcgcgggcggtggacacccaaagagaaggaaccatcacaggatcatagctccagtgagatccctgaagaacctgccctccaacgcaaccatgtagcgacggacgtgctcatcctcctccctgacacggtgacgtaccacctccgcagtGTCCGGAagtctcggcaccgtcactggctcaCGCGactgccaccaaacaaggatcggctcAACAACGGGTTGGCTCCTCACCGACCTACGccccccagaaggtagcacctctcaataccagccgggcggagcccagtcccggacatggcccctctgatcaagcaggtgtcctccgccgagtcgacgaggaggatgcgggatagacatcgtaaaatgaactaaaaaaataaactagttctattaattttcttgctaaaataaactaattgtatatatagtaaaataaaatagttttattaaatcaactagttcaactatatatttattaacaataactacctaaccctaataacacaaatttaaatacacaaaaataacacaaataacctatttaacactaacctacctaaccataaattcaccaaatatttctacaaataacacttaagcatatacaatagcaaaattaagcaataatctaaaaaacactaattaagcatctatatacgtagaaatgtcttcttcttcttcttcttctttcttattttcttctccgcttttcttctcctatttttattcaacttctcttcttctacttctcctcttcttctatttttcctcatcttctcctctccacctcttcttattctcctttttcttcttttcttctccttctcttcttattttcctttttcttaatcttattttcttatttttgttcatctttctttttcttgtaaccctaacctaattctaaatattactaaccctaataatctagcacaaacctaataacaatagaaattaaatgaaaaacaaatcttcttcttctcctcttcttcttccttttcttctcctcttcttctactcctcctcctcttcttctacttctcctcctcctcttcttctacttctcctcctcaccgacacaatggcggcgatggcgtcccCGCCGGCGGGCGCCGACAGCTCGTCCTTCGGGttcggcatggggaggagggggcgggggtcttaccagagtgggaggggagggggtccGGCGCCGGCAAGGAGGACAGcagggtgacggcgaggaggacagcaGGGCAATGGCGACGGCGGGCAGCCTAGCGGCGTCGAGCAGTTCGTccggtgccgcgccgggcaggagaggcgagcgagaggaagaagagaacgaaaaGGCATTTGGATTTGGATTTTCGTCGGGGCCGTATATATATTaggatctttagtcccagttcggggctcgaaccgggactaaagacaccctttagtcgcgggtggagccacgacccgagactaaagaccctttttcggcacaccaaaaggcgggaagcacgggcctttagtcccgggtcggggctcgagccgggactaaagacaccctttagtcccgggtctagccacgacccggggctaaagaccccttttcggcacgcTGCACGCGAAGGGCTTTAGTccctggtcgtggctccacccgcgactaaaggctTGGGCTGGCGGCgttccaaagtttagtcccacctcgcttgtcgagaggagccgccactggtttataagccccgttgtcccaaccgtgtcgagctcctctctaaagcaggtttaacagactgtaaatttaaaaattgaaaatatatttgaaattatggacaaaattcaacctgaattcaaagtgaggtcactttgaatttaggttgaattttctctataaattctcatataatttaattttttttccatttttttattctttgctttatttattttgttttttataattctttgtttattaaaattctttttgcatatttgagaatttgacaaaactatgaaaatgaaaagtgtttgaaattgaataaataattcaaaactattttctattttcaaaattaattatttttactatccaaactattgactattttgttattttcaattaaaaactatgtttattaaaattctttttgcatatatgagaatttgacaaaactatgaaaatgaaaagtgtttgaaattgaataaataattcaaaactattttctattttcaaaattaattattttgactatccaaactattaactattttgttattttcaattaaaaactatgtttattaaaattctttttgcatatttgagaatttgacaaaactatgataatgtaaAGTTTTTGAAATTGAATAAGTAATTAAAAATTATCTTCTATTTtcaaattaataattttgactatccaaactattaactattttgttattttcaattaaaaactatgtttattaaaacttttttttgcatatttgagaaattgacaaaactatgataatgaaaagtgtttgaaattgaataaataattcaaaactattttatattttcaaaattaattattttgactatccaaacaattattttgtatttttcgtgcatttacttttttttgagctagttgaccctaaaattgaaaagcactacatatgaactctgaagatgttgaaagttggcatggtataatcatttcacccacatagcatgtgctaaaaagtgaagagggttacgacaaaaactggatgcacttcgtgtacaaaacagacaatctctctcgaagtatgagggtttcgaacgagaactcatctattgcaaaggGCTTtcaatttttgaacttatttgaactccatactttttgtgtgtttaaaatgcaccattcaaagacacatcacaaattttcaacaatttctgacttaatttggtatttttcgtgcatttagttttgtttttttgggctagttgaccctgaaattcaaaagtactacaaatgaactctgaaaatgttgaaagttggcatgctatcatcatttcacccacatggcttgtgttaaaaagttgagagggctacgacaaaaattggatgcacttcgtgtacaaaacatacaacctctctcgaagtatgagcgttccgaacgagaactcatctcttacaaagggatttcatttttttgaactaatttgaactccatatactttttgtgtgatcaaaatgcaccatttaaaggcacatcacaaaatttcaacaatttctgacttcatttggtatttttcgtgcatttgctttttttttgagctagttgaccctaaaattgaaaagcactacaaatgaactctgaaaatgttgaaagttggcatggtatcatcatttcacccacatatcatgtgctaaaaagtggagagggttacgacaaaaattggatgcacttcgtatacaaaacagacaatctctctcgaagtatgagggtttcgaacgagaactcatttatTACAAAGgaatttaattttttgaacttatttgaaatccatactttttgtgtgtttaaaatgcattattcaaagacacatcacaaattttcaacaatttctgacttaatctggtattcttcgtgcatttacttttttttttgggctagttgaccctgaaattgaaaagcactacaaattaactctgaaaatgttgaaagttggcatgctatcatcatttcacccatatagaatttgttgaaaagttgagagggctacgacaaaaactggatgcacttcgtgtacaaaacgggcaatctctttcgaagtattagagtttcgaacgagaactcatatcttacaaagggatttcatttttttgaacttatttgaactccatactttttgtgtgttcaaaatgaatcattcaaaggcacatcacaaaatttgaacaatttctgacttcatttggtatatttcgtgcatttactttttttttgagctagttgaccctaaaattaaaaagcactacaaatggactctaaaaatgttgaaagttggcatgctatcatcatttcactcacatagcttgtgttaaaaagttgaaagggctacgacaaaaactggatgcacttcgtgtacaaaacggacaatctctctcgaaatatcacggtttcgaacgagaactcatctcttacaaagggatttcatttttttgaacttatttgaactccatactttttgtgtgttcaaaatgcaccattcaaaggcacatcacagaatttcaacaatttctgacttcatttggtatttttcgtgcatttacttattttttttgagctagttgaccctaaaattgaaaagcactacaaatgaactctgaaaatgttgaaagttggcatggtatcatcatttcacccacatagcatgtgctaaaaagtgaagagggttacgacaaaaactggattcacttcgtgtacaaaacagacaatctctctcgaagtatcagggtttcaaacgagaactcatctcttacaaaaggatttcattttttgaacttatttgaactccatactttttgtgtgtttaaaatgcaccattcaaaggcacatcacaaattttcaaaaatttctgacttaatttggtatttttcgtgcatttacttttgttttttttggtccagttgaccctgaaattgaaaagcactacaaatgaactctgaaaatgttgaaagttggcatgctatcatcatttctcccacatagcatgtgttaaaaagttgagagggctacgacaaaaactggatgcacttcgtgtacaaaacggacaatctctctcgaagtatcagcgtttcgaacaagaaatcatctcttacaaaggtttatgaaaattctttttgcatatttgagaatttgacaaaactatgaaaatgaaaagtgtttgaaattgaataaataattcaaaactaaaaggtttagtacattccatacatgcattacataaaaggtttaatacattattgcaccaatattcctatctattatttctgttttcttgtgggtcgtagccatggagaatcttcatcattcagtaggatgcttgggtcagttttcactttgaagggtggaatttcatgaaacttattataatctactaacatgtctgtcttgtcatctactcccacgatgtttcttttccctgaaagaactatgtggcgctttggctcatcggacgatatcttcttttgctgatttctttttctcgtttttgtagacatgtactttacttagaaaacctgagcgacatcattagctaggacaaatggttcgtccatgtacgcaagattgttaagatccactgttgtcatgccataCTTTTGGTCTACCActacccgcctcctgtcagcttcacccatttgcaccgaaacaaagggatcttaaaagtaggtccatagtcaagtttccatatctcctctatgtacccgtaatatgtttctaaacagtgcccattctcgtctgttgcatcaaagcggacaccactattttggttggtgctctttttatcttgggcaaccgtgtaaaatatattcctatttatctcatacccttggaaagtacatatagtcgaagatggtggtctggccaaacagtacaactgatctccaacggtgtcgtcattcatgagatgtgtctacaaccaactgccgaaagtcatctcgtgttcccctttaatccaagagtcagccttccctgggtttttggagcgtagaatattgttgtgtctcacgatatacggagccaccacggtggaattgtgtagaactgtgtagtgtgcttgagagaaagaatgcccgtccatacatacttttgctttccttcctaatgtgccttttcctgtcagcctaccctcataccgagattcaggaacaccaatcggcttaaggttaggaagaaagtctacacaaaactcaatgacctcctcagtTCCATAGTCCTTGGAGATGctcccttctggcctagcacggttatgaacatatttttttaagactcccatgaacctctcgaaggggaacatattgtgtagaaacacaggaccgggaATTCTGATCTCTTCGACtaagtgaactaggaggtgtgtcattatattgaagaaggatggcgggaacaacaactcaaagctgaccagacattggaccacatcaatctgtaatcctgatagactttctcgatcgattaccttttgagaaattgcattgaggaatgcacataccttcacaattgccaggcgaacattttccgataGAATTCCCctcatgcaaccggaagcaattgcgtcataagcacgtggcagtcatgagactttaggttttggaattttttgtctttcatatttacgattccctttatattcgacgagaagccagtcgggaccttgatactgaaaagaacttcaaagaagatttccttctcttccttagtaagagcgtagttgGCACGCCTTTGAAACTGTCTGGATGCAtgtcatctcttcctttatgacgttcctggtcctcccgtgcttccggtgtatcttttgacttcccatacaagcctaggaagcctagaatattcacgcagagattcttcgtcaggtgcatcacgtcgattgccgagcggacctcatggacttcccagtagggtagctcctaaaatatagatttcttcttccacatgggtacgcgcttatcggggccgttaggaacaggttggctgccaggaccctttccaaagattacttttaaatctttgaccatatcaaatacttcagcaccagtacggatgtcaggcttcccccggggttctgccttgccattgaaatgcttgccttttttctttaagggatgcttggtcggaagaaaacgacgattgtacgggtacacattcttcctacatttgtccatatatatactttctgtctgatccaaacagtgcatgcatgcattgtatcccttgttttactgtcctgaaatgttattaagagcaggccaatcattgatggttacgaaaagcaacgctcgaaggtcaaattcctcttgtttgtgctcgtcccacacacgtacacctggttcggcccacggctgtaaaagttcatcaactaatggccctaggtacacatcaatatcgttgccgggttgctttggaccttggataagcactggcatcataatgaacttccgcttcatgcacaaccaaggaggaaggttgtagatacatagagtaacagaccatgtgctgtgactgcaactttgctccccaaaaggattcatgccatctgtactcagaccaaaccataagttcctcgTGTCacgtgcaaatctcgggaactctctctcgatttttctccactgccgaccatcagcggtatgcctcaacttatcgtctttcatacgatcttccacgtgccatcgcaacaacttcgcatgatctttatttataAATAGACGTTTCaatcgtggtattataggagcataccacatcacattggcaggaaccctcttcctgggtggctcgccctcaatatcaccagggtcatcttttctgatcttataccgcaatgcagtgcataccgggcatttatccatattctcgtacttctcaccgcggtagaggatgcagtcattagggcatgcatgtatcttctgcacgtctaatcctagagggcagacaagcttctttgcttcgtacgtgctggcgggcaatccgttctttcttggaagcatcttcttcatcagtaccagaaactttttgaatgacgagtcagtcacaccggtctctgccttccacttcagcaattccagtgtgctacccagcttcttctggccatcttcacaagttgggtacaacaatttgttgtggtcctgtaacatctgctcgaactgcaacctctccttttctgtgtcacaacctcgtcgtgcatcagaaatgacccgaccaagatcatcagcgggttcccgttcttcatcctgatcttcttcttcattgtcttccattgcggtatcaggatactgagggaacatagatcggtagttgtcatcatcgttctcttcttcttcattgtcgtcttccatcataacccctctttctccgtgcttggtccaaacattatagcccgacataaaaccggaccgaagtaggtggctctgaatgactcttgaggaagtgtagtacttctcatcggctgcatctcgaaaagaatgcacgccttctctgtaagcggctgtgcgtcgatcaccgtacatccatggatggctcatctgcgttatacgatagtatatcaaatacaaccacgatcctaaaaattagtaccgcacagtctaaacgaggaaatatagttgctaaccttttagaataagtagaaataaagaggaagaggtttaagcgtggctcgggcatctcatatcgtagttgtattcggtgaactgaagcgacatcgctctaacacacatttcaacaaacacctctagtgcatccaagaaaaatggagagctagcacacacccacactctttcatccaagaaaaatgcaaggaagaggggagaggggggttgtggccaatatatataggtagaagactttagtcccggtttgagacacaaaccgggactaaaggtggcgcacatgcgggctgcacaccgcgtagccctttagtcccggtttgagacacaaaccgggactaaaggctccttacgggccgggaccaaagcctcgtaggcgacattgcgatttggggcgacgtggccgggcctttagtcccggcccagaggaaggccgggactaaagggtccaggccaaagaccCGTTTTCCATTAGTGGTAGCTAGCCTGGAAGCGCAAGATGGGCAACGAGAAGAAGGGGCGCATCCATGGAGTAGATCCTAGACGGGTGTTACCGACGAAGCGGAAGGACGGTGCGATCAGGTAGCTGGGGACGAAGCGATGAGGTTCTGCCGCCAGGGGAGCGGAGGCGAAGAAACTCCCCGTCGAGCAATCCCCCTATCTAGTCTAGAGCAAACCTTCTGCGGTCGACTGCTTTCCAGCTACAGGAACAACGTCCTCAGATTGTTTCAGGAAACGGTCGCGGCTCCGCCGGACGCGGGCACAATCTCGGCCGTCAGATCTAATCAAGATCGACGGACGAAGAGCGCGGCGGAACGGCCGGTGGGAGGTAAGAGtttccaaaggaaaaaaaaaagatcaTGCAGACACGGATTTACTTCCTCGAATTAATGATTTTGGTAGTATTTAATATAGCTGCAGTGATTAGTGATTAGTAGTAGTACTAGGTACCAGTATATATGTATCGATGCTGGGGGGGCCACCTGTCTCCGCCTCGCCTCTGCTGGTCACGCGGCCTTGGCTTCCCTTTTAAATTCCCCTTCCCGGTTAGTGTATCAGATGAGGTTGAGTTGAGCCGCCCGCagccgaaaaagaaaaaaagaaaaagagaagcgGAAGCGGAAGCCCCAAAAAGAGGCGGCCTTCCCGCCCTCGCGCCTCTCAAATCCATCGCCCCGGCATCCATCGATCCATTCCGTGGCACCACCCGCGTCGTATACTACTCCATCCAACGCAAGGgtcccagagagagagagagagagacatacgtACAGAGGGCGAGGAGCGGCAGGGAGGAGAGCCAGGCCGCTGCCGGAAGGGGAGGAGCGGGGCGGAGAGACAGATGGACACGCCGGACCGCGCGGCGGCGCCGGCCAGAGCGGAGGTCCCTCTCTTATCCAATTCCGTCTCTTCTGTTTCTCTTTATGTAGTGTTCTTGGGGATTTCCTTTTCGTTTAttcacgagccgccgccgccgcctctgccGCGCCGTCGCGTTCCCTCCGCTCTGCGGGGGAGAGCGGGATCCGGACGGACGgatttctgttttctttttgcGGCGGGCGGAGCGAGCGCTTCCAACGGTTGGTCGGTTGGTCGGTCGGTCGGTCGGTTTCTCGCCCCTCCCGCTTCGGTTCCGCCGGTTTAGGCGCCGGATTTCCCTCCGTCCGGCCGTGGGAAGCCCTTTCCTCCGGCCAATTGGTTCCGGCGGTTTAGGCGCCGGATTTCCCTCCGTCCGGCCGTGGGAAGCCCTTTCCTCCGGCCAATTGGTTCCGCCGGCGGCCTGCCTGTCGCCGAGGCTGGTTTCTGTGTTCTTGGTGCTATCTTCACCGAGGGGGGTGGGTAAGCAAATCCAGCTCATATCTTGGAACCCAGCGCCAGCGCCAGCGGCTTGATTTCATTCTTGCTCTTGCTGTGACGAATCTGGGAAGAGGGATCCGGTTCCTACAGGACAAAGGAGGCCTGGAAACGACCAAACACAGGGGAGCCGCAGACAACTTTCATCACATATAACTTCACAATTCACTACGCCTCTCACTGTCACATTCTGCTCTACTACATCTACTCACTCATCTTGTCTTGGAGACGAGTGCTCTGTCCTCTTCTTCTTGCAGTGTGGTCTCTGCTCctgaaatgcatgcatgcatacctccTCTCCAGCAGCCGGCAGGGTCAGATCCGGTCCATTTCGCCTCAATGTTTGACTTGGGATTCGTGCGGGTGGGCTTTCGCTGCAAATGTTTGCACTCATGGTGTCGTCCACAAGTTGGATGGATGGAGGATTTACCTCTTTATTGTCATTGTCAGAAACACGACTTCCCTTCATAGTCTAGTCGCGAATAGGCAAGATGAACTGCTCATCTATCACTTTTGTCCGCGAAAAACCCGCTCTAATTGATTGTAAGGAAGAGGAATTATATGCACGGATTGCACAGCATGTGTTGTTCATTGCTACCGCATTAAGCGCGACTTTGGCCTACTTTTGCGGGTGCACTTGTTTTGCTCTTCTGGAATGGTTGTTAATTTCCACTGTTCCAGTATATTGGGTCATCATCTACTGCTTTGCAGCCCCTCATCTCTTTCTTTTCTGAATGCAGGACTCGCCGCTTTTCAGTTTCATCGACAGCTTGTCTCCGATTGAGCCTCTCAAGTCTGCGTATTCTGGGAATGGCCTCCAAGCATACCATCAGTCGCTCAACATCACCTCCGTTTCCTCAATCTTCACTTCCCCGCATGACAATGCGCACAAGGAGTCAAAAAAAACCAAGTAGGCTCTTTCCTTCCCAGACACTTGTGGATACTTACTGAGTGAAAATATTTTACTTTTGGACCTAATCCTGATGCTCATGCTCATGCTGGTACCTATTCTTGTCAGGAGCTCTTTTGCTGACTACACTGAAAATGAGCTTTGTATGGAGGATGGCACCGATAAAAACAAGTCATCCACTTCTTCAACGGCTGTTAAATTGTTCGCCTGCACTAGCACTATAACTCGAGAGAGCCACACGATGATTACCTGCTCAGTAAATGAAAGCATTGTTGATCCTCCCAATGGGCCTAATGATTTGCCTCAACCTGGTCGATTCGATTCTGGCAGTCCGGATCACAACACAGCGCCTTGCCACGGTGTTAGTGTTAGATCAGATCTTAAACAGGACAAATGTCCAAAATTAGAAGCAGTCCAAACCACTAATAATACTATGGAGAAAAGGAAATGTTTGTTTTCCACTGACATGCAGCTCCAGGATGGTTGCCAGACTTCAAAAGAAAATCAAGTTATGGGATGTGAATGGGATGACTTAGTTTCTGTCACTTCGGGCGAACTTTTGGCCTTTGACTCGTCAATGGACCAACATCACACAGGAGTTCAGCTGGCAGTAAATAATGCAGAATCTTGTGGATATTTGCTATCAAAACTTGCAGGAGGTGCTGCTGACATCTCTGATAGTAGAACACACCCCACTACATCCAATAAAGCATACTATCATGAGATGGTAGTGGGAGAAGATAAGACAGAAAATGGCCAGTTTTTTCCTGAAGATAAAAAGACAATCTTAAGTGAAGAAATACAGGATAATATTAATGAAGATAATGGATGTATTCCATTAGGCTGCAAGGTACTGATACTATGCAATCTTGCTCATGCTTCACGtagttctaacttcatttgtgagCAGTAGATTACTGTTGTCAGAGATATATTTGGTACTCCTACATTGCAATGGATTAGATAGGAATTTCTTCCCTCTTATCTCTAAGAGGATTCTTGCCTTGAGGGCGAGTGTTGAAATATTATTTCCTGCCTCTCTCCATAAGTTCAGACTTTTAGAGCAACTGTCTCGAGTATGAAGTCAATATGGCATTATGGCTAAATATTCCGTCATAATATTCACTAATTATTTTTTCTTCCTGCTGGCATGTTTAGGTTGAGACCCAACAACGAGGAGTTCGAAGACGCTGCCTTGTTTTTGAGGCAGCTGGGTATTCACATAGGACTGTGCAGAAAGAATCTGTTGGGGATTTGTCCTTCTCAACATGCAAAGGCAAAAGTCCTGCACAAAATCACAGAAATCCAGGAAAAACTCCACCACACGTATTCCGTGGTATTGGTCTTCATTTGAATGCCCTTGCTTTAACATCAAAAGACAAAATGGCTTGTCAGGACCCTTTGGCTAGTGCCTTGGTTCCATCACTGAAAAC includes:
- the LOC123447171 gene encoding protein tesmin/TSO1-like CXC 3 — protein: MDTPDRAAAPARAEDSPLFSFIDSLSPIEPLKSAYSGNGLQAYHQSLNITSVSSIFTSPHDNAHKESKKTKSSFADYTENELCMEDGTDKNKSSTSSTAVKLFACTSTITRESHTMITCSVNESIVDPPNGPNDLPQPGRFDSGSPDHNTAPCHGVSVRSDLKQDKCPKLEAVQTTNNTMEKRKCLFSTDMQLQDGCQTSKENQVMGCEWDDLVSVTSGELLAFDSSMDQHHTGVQLAVNNAESCGYLLSKLAGGAADISDSRTHPTTSNKAYYHEMVVGEDKTENGQFFPEDKKTILSEEIQDNINEDNGCIPLGCKVETQQRGVRRRCLVFEAAGYSHRTVQKESVGDLSFSTCKGKSPAQNHRNPGKTPPHVFRGIGLHLNALALTSKDKMACQDPLASALVPSLKTEQAVHGSAGVNSVHSGGGLLDLQMDNDDCSIGGFLGNDHNSSQSSSPPKKRRKSDNGDDESCKRCSCKKSKCLKLYCECFAAGVYCSEPCSCQGCLNKPIHEEIVLSTRKHIEFRNPLAFAPKVIRMSEAGQEAQEDPKNTPASARHKRGCNCKKSSCLKKYCECYQGGVGCSNNCRCETCKNTFGTRDVAVSAENEEMKQEDDQTESCGKEKENDQQKANVHSEDHKLVELVVPITPPWDVSSSLLKQPNFSIAKPPRPRKARSGSSSRSSKASETVQSCKIPKAGDSVFIEEMPDILREPSSPGIVKTCSPNGKRVSPPHNALSISPNRKGGRKLILKSIPSFPSLIGDTNGGSAICSSDSATPLALGPS